The Microbulbifer sp. YPW1 genome contains a region encoding:
- a CDS encoding YaeQ family protein — protein sequence MALKATIFKARLQIADMDRDYYGEHLLTVARHPSETDERMMIRLLAFAHNASEQLEFTRGLSSDDEADLWQHSLSGEIETWIEVGVPAEDRVRKACGRAQNVMVYAYGQRTAPVWWQKMESACARFDNLQVFFLPAEQCAQLAALAERNMDLSVTIQDGHLWLAAADQNVEVLPQRWK from the coding sequence ATGGCATTAAAAGCTACCATATTCAAAGCCAGGCTTCAGATCGCCGATATGGATCGGGATTATTACGGGGAGCATCTGCTCACCGTGGCGCGGCATCCGTCCGAAACCGATGAGCGTATGATGATCCGCCTGCTGGCCTTCGCCCACAATGCCAGTGAGCAGCTGGAATTTACCCGCGGGCTGTCCAGTGACGACGAAGCGGACCTCTGGCAGCACAGCCTCAGCGGTGAAATTGAAACCTGGATTGAAGTCGGGGTGCCTGCGGAAGATCGCGTGCGCAAGGCCTGTGGCCGCGCGCAAAACGTCATGGTATATGCCTACGGGCAGCGCACCGCCCCGGTGTGGTGGCAGAAGATGGAATCTGCCTGCGCCCGCTTCGACAATCTGCAGGTGTTTTTCCTGCCCGCCGAACAGTGCGCACAACTGGCGGCGCTGGCGGAGCGCAATATGGATTTGAGTGTCACCATCCAGGATGGGCACCTCTGGCTGGCCGCCGCCGACCAGAATGTAGAAGTCCTGCCCCAGCGCTGGAAATAA
- the ung gene encoding uracil-DNA glycosylase gives MQAPGNIKIHPSWFSVLQPEFNKPYMAELRQFLLEERQAGKSIFPPGGQIFNAFNSTPFDQVKVVILGQDPYHGAGQAHGLCFSVMPGVRVPPSLKNIYKELQSDLGIEPPNHGCLQPWAEQGVLLLNATLTVEESRAGAHQGRGWEQFTDAAVHALAEQREGVVFILWGSYAQKKGSFIDGRKHLVLKGPHPSPLSAHRGFFGTRPFSQTNSYLQQRGEAPINWALPAASELRRVAVEIG, from the coding sequence ATGCAGGCTCCGGGCAATATCAAAATTCACCCCAGTTGGTTTTCTGTGTTGCAGCCGGAATTCAATAAGCCGTATATGGCAGAGTTGCGACAGTTTCTGCTGGAAGAGAGGCAGGCGGGGAAAAGCATTTTTCCCCCTGGCGGGCAGATTTTCAACGCCTTTAATTCAACGCCGTTCGATCAGGTAAAAGTGGTCATTCTGGGGCAGGACCCCTACCACGGTGCGGGTCAGGCACACGGCCTGTGTTTTTCGGTCATGCCGGGCGTGCGGGTTCCGCCGTCCTTGAAAAACATCTACAAGGAACTGCAGTCGGATCTGGGTATTGAGCCGCCCAATCACGGATGTCTGCAGCCCTGGGCGGAGCAGGGGGTACTGTTGTTGAATGCGACCCTGACCGTTGAAGAGAGCAGGGCGGGCGCCCACCAGGGGCGCGGTTGGGAGCAGTTTACCGACGCCGCGGTACATGCGCTGGCGGAGCAGCGCGAGGGCGTGGTGTTTATCCTTTGGGGTAGCTACGCGCAGAAAAAAGGCAGTTTCATCGATGGCCGCAAGCACCTGGTGTTGAAAGGCCCCCATCCATCTCCATTGTCCGCGCACCGGGGATTTTTCGGTACCCGGCCATTTTCCCAGACGAATAGCTACCTCCAGCAGCGGGGTGAAGCGCCCATCAACTGGGCGCTGCCAGCAGCCAGTGAGCTGCGCCGGGTAGCCGTGGAAATTGGATAG
- a CDS encoding uracil-DNA glycosylase family protein has protein sequence MSERDLELLLKEVRGCRLCEEYLPLGPRPVLSAARSAKLLIVGQAPGTRVHETGIPWNDPSGDRLRDWLQVDRDTFYDESRIAIVPMGFCYPGRGKGGDLPPRPECAPAWHRQLLEQLPNIRLTLLIGQYAQRYYLPHWYGSITENVRHYADALPHSLFPLPHPSPRNTLWLKRRPWFDEEVVPALRTQIHKFL, from the coding sequence GTGAGCGAGCGCGATCTTGAGCTGTTGCTGAAAGAGGTGCGCGGCTGTCGATTGTGCGAAGAGTACCTCCCCCTGGGGCCCCGACCGGTTTTGAGTGCCGCGCGCTCGGCAAAGTTATTGATTGTCGGGCAGGCGCCGGGCACCCGGGTCCATGAGACCGGCATCCCCTGGAATGACCCGTCCGGTGATCGGCTGCGCGACTGGTTGCAGGTGGACCGCGATACTTTCTACGATGAATCTCGCATCGCCATCGTACCCATGGGCTTCTGTTATCCCGGACGCGGCAAGGGCGGAGACCTGCCGCCGCGGCCGGAATGCGCACCTGCCTGGCACCGCCAGCTACTTGAGCAGCTGCCGAATATCCGGCTAACCCTGCTGATCGGCCAGTATGCCCAGCGCTACTATCTGCCGCACTGGTATGGCAGCATTACCGAAAATGTGCGCCACTATGCGGATGCGCTGCCTCACAGCCTGTTTCCGCTGCCGCACCCCAGTCCTCGCAATACCCTGTGGTTGAAACGCCGCCCCTGGTTCGATGAGGAAGTGGTGCCGGCGCTGCGCACTCAAATTCACAAATTTTTATAG
- a CDS encoding YajQ family cyclic di-GMP-binding protein, giving the protein MPSFDIVSEVDKHQLTNAVDQVNRTITNRFDFKGVDAEVEMSDFALTLRAESEMQVTQMVDMLRAALIKCDIDPLAMDVGDEEQSGKQVKVAVTLKNGLDKELAKKIVKIIKEEKLKVQASIQGDQVRVTGKKRDDLQQVIAMLRGKELEQPLQFNNFRD; this is encoded by the coding sequence ATGCCTTCTTTCGATATCGTATCCGAAGTAGATAAACACCAGTTGACTAACGCGGTGGACCAGGTGAATCGCACCATCACCAATCGTTTTGATTTCAAGGGCGTGGATGCCGAAGTGGAAATGTCGGACTTTGCGCTGACGCTCCGCGCCGAGTCGGAAATGCAGGTGACCCAGATGGTGGATATGCTGCGTGCGGCCCTGATCAAGTGTGACATCGATCCGTTGGCCATGGACGTGGGCGACGAGGAGCAATCCGGCAAGCAGGTGAAAGTTGCGGTCACCCTGAAAAATGGCCTCGACAAAGAGCTGGCAAAAAAGATCGTCAAGATCATCAAGGAGGAAAAGCTCAAGGTGCAGGCGTCTATTCAGGGCGACCAAGTCAGGGTAACCGGCAAGAAGCGAGACGACCTGCAGCAGGTGATCGCCATGTTGCGGGGTAAAGAGCTGGAGCAGCCGTTGCAGTTCAATAACTTCCGCGACTGA
- a CDS encoding YgcG family protein: MTIRRIALLLILCPALVWAGFAVAEVKFPPLSGRVVDTANLLSQSTRYQLTEMLQQQEKETSNQIVVVTLPDLQGLTIEEYGYQLGRHWKIGQKDKDNGALLIVAPAEREVRIEVGYGLEGALTDALSSNIIHTKILPQFRNGNFDGGVTAGVESIIAAIKNEYVAESTESNENRRLALLVGIFLLFVMLQIFGASVLGAPAGGSNYRRGRYGGYYGGGGFGGGYGGGGGFGGGFGGGGGGFGGGGASGGW; the protein is encoded by the coding sequence ATGACGATCCGACGGATCGCCCTACTTCTGATCCTCTGTCCGGCCCTTGTGTGGGCCGGCTTTGCGGTTGCCGAAGTCAAATTCCCGCCGCTCAGCGGGCGCGTGGTGGACACTGCCAACCTGTTGAGCCAAAGCACCCGCTATCAGCTCACAGAGATGCTGCAACAGCAGGAGAAAGAAACCTCCAACCAGATCGTCGTGGTCACCCTTCCCGACCTTCAGGGGCTAACGATCGAAGAATACGGCTACCAGCTGGGCCGACACTGGAAAATCGGCCAGAAGGACAAGGACAACGGCGCCCTGCTGATCGTGGCGCCGGCGGAACGCGAGGTGCGTATCGAGGTAGGTTACGGGCTGGAAGGTGCACTCACCGATGCCCTGTCTTCGAATATCATCCATACCAAAATCCTGCCCCAGTTCCGCAACGGCAATTTTGATGGCGGCGTGACCGCGGGCGTCGAGTCCATTATCGCGGCGATCAAAAATGAATATGTAGCAGAGTCTACGGAGTCCAACGAGAACCGCCGGCTCGCGCTACTGGTCGGTATTTTCCTGCTGTTTGTCATGCTGCAGATATTTGGCGCATCGGTACTCGGCGCGCCCGCCGGGGGCAGCAATTACCGCCGCGGGCGCTACGGCGGCTACTATGGCGGCGGCGGTTTTGGCGGCGGCTACGGTGGTGGTGGCGGCTTTGGCGGTGGTTTCGGCGGAGGCGGAGGCGGCTTTGGCGGCGGCGGCGCTTCCGGCGGCTGGTAA
- a CDS encoding LemA family protein: MNSALSGKPNFSLRRLWQTLLLSLLVFGLSGCGINNIPSYDENVKAAWAQVQNQYQRRADLIPNLVKTVKAYAAHERETLEAVTEARAKVSSMQVDSGIINDPAKLQQFEAAQSQLSSALSRLMVVVERYPDLKANQNFLALQSQLEGTENRISVARRDYIAAVERYNREIRTFPGRIWHSILYSDMPIRDTFEATSQDADKAPEVDFQ, from the coding sequence ATGAATTCTGCACTCTCAGGCAAACCGAATTTTTCCCTGCGCCGGCTGTGGCAAACCCTGCTGCTCTCACTACTGGTTTTCGGCCTGAGCGGCTGTGGCATCAACAATATTCCCAGTTACGATGAAAATGTGAAGGCCGCCTGGGCCCAGGTACAGAACCAGTACCAGCGCCGCGCAGACCTGATTCCCAACCTGGTGAAAACCGTCAAAGCCTATGCCGCGCACGAGCGGGAAACCCTCGAAGCGGTTACCGAGGCGCGCGCCAAGGTAAGTTCGATGCAGGTAGATTCCGGGATCATTAACGATCCGGCCAAGCTGCAGCAATTTGAGGCAGCACAATCCCAACTCAGCAGCGCCCTGTCCCGCCTGATGGTGGTGGTGGAACGCTACCCGGATCTCAAGGCCAACCAGAACTTCCTCGCACTGCAATCCCAGTTGGAAGGCACAGAAAACCGCATCAGTGTGGCCCGCCGGGATTATATCGCCGCGGTGGAACGCTACAACCGCGAAATCCGCACCTTCCCGGGGCGTATCTGGCACAGCATCCTGTACAGCGACATGCCCATTCGCGATACCTTCGAGGCTACCAGCCAGGATGCTGACAAGGCGCCTGAAGTCGACTTCCAGTAA